One genomic window of Arvicola amphibius chromosome 4, mArvAmp1.2, whole genome shotgun sequence includes the following:
- the C4H17orf97 gene encoding protein LIAT1 encodes MAGRGGTGAAEYGEEGEDEEEEEAREGGAEGSPSSKLPPIVGTTSDLAKRKVKKKKKKKKTKGSGKGDADKHHSRGRKSQPLSSSFHDILNPHKDHGSRAEPRDKEETRHSLPYSCGMSHPYFTEIEESLSNQINESLRWDGVLTDPEAEKERIRIYKMNRRKRYRLVALKGFHSDPSTEESVENLPYLSDKDCGPSSKQPSSKGDHAHSYFEATKLLHPELATTAAE; translated from the exons ATGGCCGGCCGCGGTGGGACCGGAGCGGCGGAGTATGGCGAGGAGggagaggacgaggaggaggaggaggcgcgGGAAGGAGGCGCTGAGGGCTCGCCGAGTTCCAAGCTGCCTCCCATCGTGGGCACCACCTCCGATCTGGCCAAACggaaggtgaagaagaaaaagaagaagaaaaagaccaaaGGTTCGGGCAAGGGCGACG CAGATAAGCATCACAGTCGAGGCCGGAAGAGTCAGCCCCTTTCTTCATCTTTCCATGACATCTTAAATCCCCACAAAGACCATGGCTCAAGAGCAGAGCCCCGAGATAAAGAGGAAACTCGGCACAGCCTTCCCTATTCGTGCGGCATGAGTCACCCCTACTTTACCGAAATAGAAGAGAGCCTTTCGAACCAGATCAATGAGAGTCTGCGTTGGGATGGGGTTCTGACTGACccagaggcagaaaaggaaaggatCCGCATCTACAAGATGAACCGGAGGAAGCGGTACCGGCTCGTGGCCCTCAAGGGCTTCCACTCGGATCCCAGCACGGAGGAGAGCGTGGAGAACCTGCCCTACCTCTCAGACAAAGACTGCGGTCCGAGCAGCAAACAGCCCAGCTCCAAGGGTGACCACGCGCATAGCTACTTTGAGGCCACAAAGCTCCTGCACCCCGAATTAGCCACCACTGCAGCAGAGTGA